In Alkalimarinus alittae, the DNA window TGCGGCTGCATTGCCTCTCATCATCACCGTATAAGCGATCCAAGCCATTAAAATGGCATATAGCAAAGTACAAAATACGGCCCATTGAATACCTGTTGTAAGGTCGGTATAGGCCGTAATAGTCATCGATATAACGACAATACCGATAAACATTTTTATAACAAAATCTAGCCCTGGTTCTTTCTCTTTAGTATCAAGAAAAGAGCGAGCCATTAGCAGCGCAAAAAACCATGATGCCCAAATATAGAAAGCCAGATACTTTTTATGAAATACATCAGGAATATCGCCAAACAACGATAGCCCATGCACACGCTCAGTCATTAAGAAGACAAGATACGAGGCCATGTATAAAATATAAAACAGGAAACTACGCTCTCTAACCGATATAAACATAAAGAGGTTATAAGCAGTCATAATCAGGATTGCGCCTATAAACGCGCCATATAACAGCTCTTCTACCGCAACATGATCAGTAAACCCTTCAGGTGTATAAATTGATAACGGTAAATGAATCGAGAAGTCATTCTTAATTTTGACATACAACGTTGCCTGCTCACCTTTATTTAAAGAAAAGCGATATACCTGAGTAACATGGTTAACATCACGATCATTTAAAGGGAGGTCATAATGCATTGATTTGTTGATTATTCGTGTCGGTGAATCCGGCTCCCCCACCACTAAATGAAACGCAGAGTACTCTAGCAATGGAAGGTCAAGTTGGTACCACCACTCAACAGAGTCACGGCTACCGGTATAGCGCATAGGAAGCTTTATCCAGAAGGAGGAATCACTATAACCTAGGTTCAATGGTCCCTTTTTAGCCGGCTTAAACTTATTTTTCCAACTTGGTTTAACGACATCATTTAACGTTAGCCCATTGCTTGAGTCCTCAAGAACCCTTACGGCCTCATTGATTTCATACAACAAGCTTTTATCGTTTAATTCTAAGACTTTTTGGGCGGGATAAAGAACCTCGGCTGAAGTTAACGATGGTATTAACCCGCACAATACGATGACCCATCCAAATAAAAATACGGATAGCGGCCACTTTGTTTTTTGAATGCGGTACACTCGTCTAATATCCTTTTTTTGTTATAAAGTAATCACTGAAAATGAATGCTGACAGCTAAAACGAACCTTGTAGACCGACTCTCGCTATTAAAATACATGGCATCCCTGTAACTTTAGACCTTTAACTTCTAATTTGCTCCTGCCACAGACCATATTTATGCATTTTTTTGTTACTTTTTCACACTAAAGTAGCCTCTAAATCGGCATTACGTCACTGATAACAAATACAGCAATTGAAATAACAGTCTCTAATAGCGAAAATAGCGCCTATATTGCCGGTTTTACTATAGTTCTTCGGCACCATTTATGTACTATCAGCAGGATGATAATGAAATATCTACTCATAGCTTCAATCTCTATAGTGTCTCTAGGTTTAGTTGGGTGCGATAAAAAGGAAGCCTTAGGCCATAATGGGCAACCGGTTTGTCTTAACACCGCAGTACCATTTGAACTCCCTCTCCCAACATTTGAAGTATCAGAAAACCTCAGCCGAAGTTCTAGTTGGGACTATTTACAAGCTATTCAGCCAACCGCTAATGCTAGTGCAGAAACACCCGACATAGTGGCCTTGATGGAAAGCAAAATAAAACAGTTTGCAGTATATGAAGGGCCGTCAACTGGGATCATATCTCTCAACAACCCCATCGATACTATGGATCAAGCCGAATCTTCTGAAGATACCGCAGGCAATATCAAAAGTGGTAGAATTCAAATTCAAGGCGCCATTCGTGATAATGTAAGCTGCTCCTATAATAACAAAGCAGCTATCTTGCGTGATGAAAGTAACTCTGACGAAACCACTAACTTCCTTCCTTATATCTTGGATTACAGTTTTATATCTTCAAGTAAGCAACTTTCACGAACCTTTGCCTACTTCAAAGAAGTTAAGAAAACCGTCAATGACGAAGAAGTAACCACCAATGAAGTATTAGCAACAAGTCTAACAGCCCTGAACCCTGATACTTTTTTAACATCGGGTTATAACGAACCTTTGTCATCAGTCATCAGCTGGGGGGACAGTAAAGAATCTTTAAAAATTACTAAAGACTACCAAACCCGAATTGATAGGGCGGAATATGTCTCGGCTACTGACTTTACAGTAACCACTAGCGCCACAGGCACCAACACTGAGATTAATAGACTTAAACTCTCCATCAACTATGGAACAGGAGAAGCAAATGTGTTTATTTCTGACTTTGTGAGTGCAGTTACCTGCAACCCCTCTAACGGTGACACATCATTAATACTAAAAGACCCTAGCCCCCAAGATCTTATAGACAACAACTGTCAAAACCTTGAAGACAGAACCACTTATCGCGACCCAGGTTATGATATAACAGGAGTGGACCCTGACAAGCCTGATTCGGGCACAGCTCCTACTCCTATTGAAACCTATACCGGCACATTTTCAGTAGGCGACCGATAATCTTCTTAGAAGCGGGCATCATGCCCGCTTCTACCTTCCCCGCGCCCCACCAAACAAAGCCAACTTACACAAACCTGCTATGCTTCAAAGATATAAACCTTAACTCGCTGTTCAATTTAAAAAGCACCGATAAAACACCCCTTATTTCGCTTCGCAGTTTCAGTGCGACGGTTTTAACAAGTGTATTTCAATAATTGAGCGGCAAAGGACAGGAAACCAGCCAATGAAACAAGTGACGATAGCCAGTACTATTCAAGAGTTTATGTCGTTTATCGAACTAATGGATGATGCCTATTGGGAAGCCGCCACCTTAGAATCTAAAGACCTTCTGTACGATATTATTAGTATTTTTTCATTAGAAATATCTGAGCTCAATAAGCTTAGTATTCAAGATCACCATTACCCTTATGAAATCATTACCGAAGGCATTCGAAGAGTGATTCCAAAAATAGAACGCTTAGATGAAAAGAAAGAGGATGTTATTCAACGTACTCAAACGTTGATTGATATTAAAGAGGTAATGTCAAACGTGCTTAGTATTCTTGAAGCTCAAACAGGCGGTTCATAAGTATTACGGTCACTCCTGCTAACCCAAAAAACAGTTAGCAGGAGTAAGTTCAACTAAGCAAATGCACTTACTTTTTTTGCATTGGGTATGCGACTACAGTTTTTACCCACCGAATTAACAAACATCACCAAACTCGGAATATGATGACCCACAAATGAGATCCCTGTGGTCAGCATCGAGCAAGAAATATCCCTCGCTTCATCAACCCAGCACATTTTATTAATCAGGCCAATGTGACCATACGCAGAGCCACTCATTGGCCCCCAAATGCCGACAGGATTACCGCCGAGCATCATGCCAGCACTGTAACGCATGGGCACCATCATCGTTCTATCGATTTGCATTGAGCCGTACTCTTGCACTGAACGCTTAATCGTTAACGGGTCACAAATGCGTTTACCACTCCATTCACCACCATTATTCATCATCTGGAAAAATCGAGAAATTTCTTCGGCGGTGGCAGCTAAATTACCCGCAGGAATAACCGCTTCTTGAAAACGAGGGTCATTGATGACCTGCCCGATGGTCTCAGCATCCGCGCCTAATGCACGCTTGACGACCCATGATATTGGAAAGCCAAGCTTCGGCCCCGTCATATAGTTTTCCGCCAACGTAGATAAATCTTTATCTTCAACCCCATACGTAAAGTATTTCATGCCCATTGGCTTGCGGATTTTTTCATCTAGGTATTGTTGAATGTTCTTACCTGTAACGGTTTTAATCACTCGCTCTAAGACATACCCACCAGTAATAGCATGATAGGCAAGGTGGTCTCCATCAACGGATATAGGCTTCGCCTCGCAGAGCAAACGCCATATTTCATCGTTATCCCAGAGCACCTCAATCGGTGTATTCGGTGGAATGCCTGGTATACCGCCTCGATGGGACAGAATTTGGTGAATGGTTATATTTTTCTTGCCGTTTTGGGCAAACTCAGGACAGTAATAACTAACAGGGTCAAGCAAGCTAATACTACCGTCTTCAGCCAAAATATGAACCAATAATGCAGTAACCGCCTTAGAGGCAGAGAAAAGGCAAATAGGTGTGTCAGGGGTCGCAATCGTTTTAGGCGTGTAAGGGGTGTCTAAAGGGCCATTGCCTCGCACATGACCAATAGAACGATTCAATACAATTTCGCCTTTACGCCTTAAACAAAGCTCTATCGCAGGCTGTGTACCCGTTTTGTATAAGTTTATCACCGACTGCCATATGTCATTCACACCGTTCTCAGTCATCCCTACTGACTCAGGAGACACTTCTCGCTTATGGTCAATGGATATAATCGAATTAAGATCACTAGGAACATCGATGGTATTTAGTATTTTTTTTAACGCTTTTTTCATCGGGTCTTTTCTCACTGATTCTAAACACAGGTTGCACACACCTCAGATGGCATAAACACTATTCAGCCATGTCTGTTAGCAACAACCGTCATAACCGCAGTTCAAATAATAACGCCTACAGATACATTAGTTTCTAGGTGCATTAACTTCTAGGTACATTAGTTTCAGAATATCAGGGTTTTTGGGTTTAATCATTAGACTGATTCGTGTTTTTTATAACCCATTATTAAGGAACAATGTCTTCAGTTAGCTTATCCTTGAATCTACACGACTCAGTAGGCGCTATTAGCCCTTGAGATTTGTTGCCAAATTAGAGGGAATAAAATCATCTTGACTAAAAATACCTAAAAAGTTTATAAATGCATTTATAGCAGGCGACAACAAGCTCATTTATGATACTATTCGCACCGATTTTAATATTCACTTCAAGGAAGAAGAGATGCAAGGCGCCAGTGCCCCGATACCCACATCTGAAAAAACCTTTCTCTACCTTTCCGCCGCAAAAAACCATCTAGGCCTTGTCATTACCTTTATCGTGGCACTGTTAATTCCGCTCGGCGGTATTGCGATCGGAATTGCAGGTAACGAAATACTCCTCATACCTATCATCGTTGGCCTACTGTTTTTCATCATCCCTTACTTCATGCTCTCAATGCTTAAGTCGACTATCAAACATGAATATGAAGTCGCTCTTGTGAATCAATTTGGGATTAAAGCAACCGGTATCGTAAGCCATAAATATATAGAGGATACCTCGCATTTTTTTGACAGAACCAAACACTACGGTGAAGATGGTGAAGAAAAATTAGGCGAAACGACCTATTTTATTGAATACAAATATGCTTACGACAAGGCCTATAAATCGGTATTTGATATTAGTAGGAAAGCGCTTTACGAAAGCATAGAGGTTGGCAGTACAGTGCCTATCAAATTGCTGGCTTCAGCACCCTGTAAATCAGCACCAAGAAGAGAAGATTTAGCAGTCGTCCATGGTTTTAACAAAGGCGACTGCCAATAATATTATGACATACTAAGCTACACAATCACTCTCAGCGACAATGATAGTACTCTCTGGGTAAGTAGACGCTTTTAATAACGCCTGTTCAGCCAACTCAATAAGATGGTCTACATGAAACCCCTCTTCTGGAATTTTAGTGGCAACACCAATACAGCCATATAATCTCGCTTCTATAGGGGTATTTTGTGCAAGCTCACCATCCACGACATCATTGAGTTTTGCTGCCATGTTTTCTGCTTCTTCCCAAGCCATCCCCGTTGAAATGACAATAAACCGCTCGTCATCATACTTTGCGACTAAATCAATCCCTCGACGAAAGACTTGCCGCAATGCGTCAGCCGTATTAGCCATCAACCTGTTCGAATTATCTAACCCCCGTGACGCTTTAAAGCCTGCTAGGTTCGATATGCCTATCAAAAAAACCGAGAGAGGGCGCCGTTCTCTTAGCATTGCCAACCATTCACGTTCAGCAACCTCTTCAAAATAACTTCGGTTATACAAGGAGGTTATGCTGTCGTAGCTTGATACTTTAGCCTCTACATCACTTTTCTCGAACTTTATTTCAGACGCCATTAACGCCTCTACCGCTTCAACTCTTTCGCCGACATCTCGACAAGAACCGATAAAATATCGTTTCTTTTCGCCATTATATTCAAAAGGGCCACCGCTAATTTCTAGCCATTTTTGGGACCCATCTTTGCAAATAGCACTGAGGGTCACTTGTACACGCGAACCTTCCCCTAGCGCTTGCCGAAAAGCTTTTGCCGCGGTAGGTCTCGTTTTAGTACCCAATAGAAAACGAGATCCTTTACCAATAAGGTCTGATTCGCTAAAGCCCGTCATTAGCTGAAATGCTTTATTCGTATAGATAATTTGATTTTTGGGTGAAATAGCATCAGTAATCACAATGCCATCACGACACCCGGCTAATGCAGCCATTAAAAGTTGTGTATCCAAGAGGAAATGTCCAATCTATCGTAAAAAGCCCATTCTAGCGGTTTCATTGAGAAATAGAATGGACTTATATCATTTCACTAGCATATTAAGTGATTGCTAAGTTCCAATGTAAGCCACTAGATAATGATCAACTAAAAGCGCTAAGAACAACAGCATCAAATACGTAATGGAGTATTTAAATGTATTAATCGCCGCATGAGGCCGTACGTTTCTGATCATCACTACAGCCCAATAGATAAACCGTAAACCTAACGCTAATGCAGCCCCCAAATAAAGATAACCGCTCATACCGGTGATAAACGGAAACAAGCTAATTGCCAGAAGAATTAAGGTGTACAGCAAAATTTGAACTTTGGTATAGGCCTCCCCGTGCGTCACTGGCAACATGGGGATATCAGCCTTAGCATATTCCGCTTTTCGGTGTATCGCTAATGCCCAAAAATGTGGTGGCGTCCAAGCAAATATAATCAGTACCAACAACAAGCTATTGGGCTCAACAACACCGGTAACAGAGGTCCAGCCCAACAAAGGAGGTGCCGCACCGGCTAAACCACCAATGACAATATTTTGAGGAGTCGCGCGCTTTAAAAATAACGTATAAACAACGGCATAACCTATTAATGAAGCAAACGTGAGCCATGCAGTTAATGCATTAATCTGCGTGATTAATAAGGCCATACCCGATACGCCTAGTATGGTTGAAAATAATAACGCGTGGGTCACATCTACATTACCTTTGGCTAATGGCCTATTGCGAGTACGAGACATGATAGGATCTATTTTTCGATCGACAATATGGTTAATCGCCGCAGCCGATGCAGCCATAAGCGCAATACCTAAATTTCCGAACAGCATTACCTTCCAGTGAGGAAACGTCGGGCTAGCCAACATCATGCCGATAACAGAAGTAAGAATCATCAGAGCCACTACGTTGGGCTTACATAATTCTAGATAACTTCGCCAACTTGCCTTTACCCTATCATCATTAGAAGCCATGGTTTTTGAGCTATAGGCTGTTGGTTGAGTGGGCTGAGCCAAAGACTCTGGAATTGCTTTCATGAGGTCACCTCTGCGTTTTTCGCAAATTGTGGTGCTTTTGTTTTTGTTATATTTAGATAAGTTTGACCTAGCTCAGCCTGATGCGCATCACTCTGATACGCGCCATAAAGCTTAAAATTTAAGTACACGAGACTGAGTAGCAGCACCGCGCCACCCGCGTTATGCGCAACTGCGACAGGTAAAGGAATAAGCCAAAGTACATTAATAATGCCTAGACTAACCTGCACCGTTAGTGCCGCTAATACCAATAAAATCGCCATTTTAGCGGGTCGAGCTGAACGACCCCATAACCGCCATGACATCAAAACAAGGTAAACGGTGAGCAACAACGCACCGACCCGATGAACCATTTGAATCGCAACGCGTGATTCGCCGTCCATCAATCCCCCCAAGTAATTAGGGCCAATTGACTGAAACAGATTAAAGCCTGCCTGTAAGTTCATTTCGGGCCACCATGCCCCCTGACACGTTGGGAAATCAGGACACGCGACGGCGGCATAATTAGAAGCCGTCCACGCCCCCAAAAACACCTGTATAACGACCAATACTAGACCGGTTACGGCCCAAGGTGAAAACCGCATTTGTTTGACAAAAGACCGATCAATACTTGGGCTTTGATTAGACTGATTCAACACCCGCAACGTTAACAAGAACAATAATGAAAGCGTTGCAAACCCGCCCAACAAATGGCCTGACACGACTTGCGGCCAGAGCTTTAACGTGACCGTCCACATACCAAACAGTCCTTGGCATATTACCAACAACACCAAAAATAGTGGCAGTTTTAAGGGCGGCCGCTGGCTGGTTTGATGCTCGCGATGCTCTTTTTGAAAGCGCCTAAAATAACGCACGCAGAGCACCGCTTGTATCACTATCAATAACCCCAGCCCACTCGCAAAGTAACGGTGTATCATTTCTGGCCAGCCTTTATGAGCTTCAACGGGAGACTCAGGAA includes these proteins:
- a CDS encoding serine hydrolase domain-containing protein → MKKALKKILNTIDVPSDLNSIISIDHKREVSPESVGMTENGVNDIWQSVINLYKTGTQPAIELCLRRKGEIVLNRSIGHVRGNGPLDTPYTPKTIATPDTPICLFSASKAVTALLVHILAEDGSISLLDPVSYYCPEFAQNGKKNITIHQILSHRGGIPGIPPNTPIEVLWDNDEIWRLLCEAKPISVDGDHLAYHAITGGYVLERVIKTVTGKNIQQYLDEKIRKPMGMKYFTYGVEDKDLSTLAENYMTGPKLGFPISWVVKRALGADAETIGQVINDPRFQEAVIPAGNLAATAEEISRFFQMMNNGGEWSGKRICDPLTIKRSVQEYGSMQIDRTMMVPMRYSAGMMLGGNPVGIWGPMSGSAYGHIGLINKMCWVDEARDISCSMLTTGISFVGHHIPSLVMFVNSVGKNCSRIPNAKKVSAFA
- a CDS encoding sensor domain-containing diguanylate cyclase translates to MDTQLLMAALAGCRDGIVITDAISPKNQIIYTNKAFQLMTGFSESDLIGKGSRFLLGTKTRPTAAKAFRQALGEGSRVQVTLSAICKDGSQKWLEISGGPFEYNGEKKRYFIGSCRDVGERVEAVEALMASEIKFEKSDVEAKVSSYDSITSLYNRSYFEEVAEREWLAMLRERRPLSVFLIGISNLAGFKASRGLDNSNRLMANTADALRQVFRRGIDLVAKYDDERFIVISTGMAWEEAENMAAKLNDVVDGELAQNTPIEARLYGCIGVATKIPEEGFHVDHLIELAEQALLKASTYPESTIIVAESDCVA
- the cyoE gene encoding heme o synthase; translation: MKAIPESLAQPTQPTAYSSKTMASNDDRVKASWRSYLELCKPNVVALMILTSVIGMMLASPTFPHWKVMLFGNLGIALMAASAAAINHIVDRKIDPIMSRTRNRPLAKGNVDVTHALLFSTILGVSGMALLITQINALTAWLTFASLIGYAVVYTLFLKRATPQNIVIGGLAGAAPPLLGWTSVTGVVEPNSLLLVLIIFAWTPPHFWALAIHRKAEYAKADIPMLPVTHGEAYTKVQILLYTLILLAISLFPFITGMSGYLYLGAALALGLRFIYWAVVMIRNVRPHAAINTFKYSITYLMLLFLALLVDHYLVAYIGT
- a CDS encoding COX15/CtaA family protein: MEKGMTTTIRRMAVITTLLAAIVVALGAYTRLKDAGLGCPDWPGCYGFLTVPEHVDDVKVAEARFPESPVEAHKGWPEMIHRYFASGLGLLIVIQAVLCVRYFRRFQKEHREHQTSQRPPLKLPLFLVLLVICQGLFGMWTVTLKLWPQVVSGHLLGGFATLSLLFLLTLRVLNQSNQSPSIDRSFVKQMRFSPWAVTGLVLVVIQVFLGAWTASNYAAVACPDFPTCQGAWWPEMNLQAGFNLFQSIGPNYLGGLMDGESRVAIQMVHRVGALLLTVYLVLMSWRLWGRSARPAKMAILLVLAALTVQVSLGIINVLWLIPLPVAVAHNAGGAVLLLSLVYLNFKLYGAYQSDAHQAELGQTYLNITKTKAPQFAKNAEVTS